In a genomic window of Chrysemys picta bellii isolate R12L10 chromosome 1, ASM1138683v2, whole genome shotgun sequence:
- the LOC135981557 gene encoding uncharacterized protein LOC135981557 yields MQSSPAVMAMQSGNRKRAPAWTEREVLDHIAVWGDESVLSELRSKRRNAKNYEKISKDMAERGYSRDATQCRVKIKELRQGYQKTKEANGRSGSHPQTSRFYEALHSILGAAATTTPPVTVDSEDGILSTAGSSDMLGDGEDEEGDEEGEAVGSSHNADFPDSQDLFITLTEIPYEASPAVTPDTESGEGSATPSATVSQPSLESHSQRLARIRRRKKRTREDMFSELMASSQAQAAQQTQWREHLTRMHQANMDREERWRQEDQQATQTLLGLLREQTDTLRRLVDVLQERRQEDRAPLQSISNRPPPPPSPIPTSPKVQRRRGGRVPAKSHSTPAESSSSRRLSFPKI; encoded by the exons atgcagagctctccagcagtgatggccatgcagtctgggaatagaaagagagccccagcatggactgagcgtgaagtcttggatcacatcgctgtgtggggcgatgagtccgtgctttccgagctgcgatccaaaagaaggaatgcaaagaactacgagaagatctctaaagacatggcagagagaggatacagccgggatgcaacgcagtgccgcgtgaaaatcaaggagctgagacaaggctaccagaagaccaaagaggcaaacggacgctccggatcccatccccagacatcccgtttctacgaggcactgcattccatcctcggtgctgccgccaccactaccccaccagtgaccgtggactctgaggatgggatactgtccacggccggttcctcggacatgttaggggacggggaagatgaggaaggagatgaggagggcgaggcagtcggcagctctcacaacgctgatttccccgacagccaggatctcttcatcacccttacagagatcccctacgaagcgtccccagccgttaccccggacacagaatctggtgaaggatcagcca ccccgtctgcgactgtctcacaacctagcctggaatcacactcccagaggctagcgcggattaggcgtaggaagaagaggacacgggaggacatgttctctgagcttatggcctcttcccaagcccaggcagcacagcagacccagtggcgggagcacttgacccgaatgcaccaagccaacatggatcgggaggagaggtggcggcaggaagaccagcaggcgactcaaacgctgcttggactactgagggagcaaacggacacgctccggcgccttgtggatgttctgcaggaacggaggcaggaggacagagccccgctgcagtccatctctaaccgccctcccccgccaccaagtcccatacccacctcacccaaagtgcaaagaaggagaggcggcagagtccctgctaagtctcactccacccctgcagagagctctagtagcagaaggctctcatttcccaaaatttga